A genomic region of Brevibacillus sp. JNUCC-41 contains the following coding sequences:
- a CDS encoding YjzC family protein — MGQNRQFKPGQKAPNNGTYVEIGETGSTVVNPKMVKLDAGDSFPETSNHNRIWTYKRKP, encoded by the coding sequence ATGGGGCAAAATCGCCAATTTAAGCCAGGTCAGAAGGCACCTAATAATGGGACCTACGTAGAAATCGGTGAAACGGGCAGCACGGTAGTGAATCCGAAAATGGTAAAGCTTGATGCAGGGGATTCTTTTCCTGAAACATCCAATCATAACCGGATTTGGACATATAAGCGGAAGCCATGA